The proteins below come from a single Burkholderia humptydooensis genomic window:
- a CDS encoding cellulase family glycosylhydrolase, producing the protein MINARAGFLFFIFMIGLTGCRPTFAQTNTPVTGIDLGGEIIEIIKQNPQNPTQAINNYMSGVAAMNVRWVRIHLDWSAIQPASTWIFTSDPNPGQSSGLTWGATDIVVRAARNYGIRILGVITSTPRWAVNSQCPSNYRQSNGDAYTLCAPNLTSYTNFARAAAKHYGNDSYGGKIDAWEIWNEPNCGPNFMPHDPVLYTRLLKSAYPAIKQANPSALVYAGGSSGCLTSPNNGTGALPTTGVAGLVNSTDARYPAPTQWEPRDWLAVMYANGARGYFDGLAHHPHCHSDDWQLPGDQCPSTTVNSAYPDYSNPFNIMWHTFASPSYGWPSPTGKTFASYTGTSLRDQMNANGDGGKPIVITEFGVATTTSDGATDFTGQLGGSAQQYANANFQTIAPAYLTQANQEREYKALIAWIANQPYGQYGPVYAYCYSDMALASPYSANIYEPYFGLVTITASTGSSGTVGAPKIAGTYQAPSGQYYPAWPNFGVAAAAAANQTPGYAPVGPGW; encoded by the coding sequence ATGATTAACGCAAGAGCAGGATTTTTATTTTTCATTTTCATGATCGGCCTGACCGGATGCCGGCCGACATTCGCTCAAACCAATACACCGGTAACCGGCATCGATCTGGGCGGAGAAATCATCGAAATCATCAAGCAGAATCCGCAAAATCCGACACAAGCGATCAACAACTACATGTCGGGCGTCGCCGCGATGAACGTGCGCTGGGTGCGCATTCATCTCGACTGGTCGGCCATCCAGCCGGCGTCGACGTGGATCTTCACGAGCGACCCCAATCCCGGCCAGAGCAGCGGCCTCACCTGGGGCGCGACGGACATCGTCGTTCGGGCGGCCAGAAATTATGGAATACGAATTCTCGGCGTGATCACGTCGACGCCGCGCTGGGCGGTCAATTCGCAATGCCCGAGCAACTACCGGCAATCGAATGGCGACGCCTACACGCTGTGCGCGCCGAATCTCACGTCATACACGAACTTCGCGCGAGCCGCCGCCAAGCATTACGGCAACGACAGCTACGGCGGGAAAATCGACGCGTGGGAAATCTGGAACGAGCCGAATTGCGGCCCGAACTTCATGCCTCACGATCCGGTCCTTTATACGCGGCTCCTGAAGAGCGCCTATCCGGCGATCAAGCAGGCCAATCCGTCGGCGCTCGTCTATGCGGGCGGCAGTTCGGGGTGCCTCACGTCCCCGAACAATGGAACCGGCGCGCTCCCGACGACCGGCGTGGCCGGCCTCGTGAATTCGACGGACGCCCGATACCCCGCGCCCACGCAATGGGAGCCGCGCGACTGGCTGGCCGTGATGTACGCGAACGGCGCACGGGGATATTTCGACGGCCTCGCGCACCACCCCCACTGCCACAGCGACGACTGGCAACTGCCAGGCGACCAATGCCCGAGCACGACAGTCAACTCCGCATACCCGGATTACTCGAATCCGTTCAACATCATGTGGCACACGTTTGCGTCGCCTTCGTACGGCTGGCCGTCCCCGACCGGCAAGACATTCGCCAGCTACACGGGAACGAGCCTGCGCGACCAGATGAACGCGAACGGCGACGGAGGAAAGCCGATCGTGATCACCGAGTTCGGCGTCGCGACGACCACGTCGGACGGCGCAACCGATTTCACTGGCCAGTTGGGCGGCAGCGCGCAGCAGTACGCGAACGCCAATTTTCAGACGATCGCGCCAGCGTACCTGACGCAGGCGAATCAGGAACGTGAGTACAAGGCGCTGATCGCATGGATCGCCAACCAGCCCTATGGCCAATACGGACCGGTTTACGCGTACTGTTACTCGGACATGGCGCTGGCGTCGCCGTATAGCGCGAACATCTACGAGCCGTACTTCGGCCTGGTGACGATCACCGCGTCGACGGGATCCTCCGGCACGGTGGGCGCGCCCAAGATCGCCGGCACGTATCAGGCCCCGTCGGGGCAGTACTACCCGGCCTGGCCCAACTTCGGCGTGGCCGCCGCCGCGGCGGCCAATCAGACGCCAGGCTATGCGCCCGTCGGCCCCGGCTGGTGA
- a CDS encoding BP39L family lectin: MAKLATSNQFGIPNQTDVFSVDGGGSLRVSWVVSAGAWNGPAQISPAALFPPRAAVAASNQFGIPNQTDVFAVGSNGALNVAWVVSADRWNGPTPISAAGLFPAGAAVATSNQFGIPNQTDVFAVSNSGALNVAWVVSADRWNGPIPISATGLFPAGAPIATSNQFGIPNQTDVFVVGNDGALNVAWVVSAGSWNGPTPISAAGLFPPGAAIATSNQFGIPNQTDVFVVGNDGALNVAWVVSADRWNGPVPISPPGLFPPGAAIATSNQFGIPNQTDVFAVGRDGALRVAWVVSAGNWNGPASISSTNLFPPGAAVAASNQFGIPNQTDVFVVDSDGILHVAWVVGAGNWNGPISIG; encoded by the coding sequence ATGGCAAAATTAGCAACTTCAAATCAATTCGGCATTCCCAATCAGACTGATGTATTTTCCGTCGACGGCGGCGGCTCGCTGCGCGTTTCCTGGGTAGTCAGCGCCGGAGCCTGGAACGGCCCCGCTCAGATCAGCCCGGCCGCGCTCTTTCCTCCCCGCGCGGCCGTTGCGGCGTCGAACCAATTCGGCATCCCGAATCAGACCGACGTGTTTGCCGTCGGCAGCAACGGCGCGTTGAACGTTGCTTGGGTCGTCAGCGCCGATCGCTGGAACGGACCGACCCCGATCAGCGCGGCGGGCCTGTTCCCTGCGGGTGCGGCGGTCGCGACGTCAAACCAGTTCGGCATCCCGAACCAGACCGACGTATTTGCCGTCAGCAACAGCGGCGCCTTGAATGTTGCGTGGGTCGTCAGCGCCGATCGTTGGAACGGACCGATTCCGATCAGCGCGACGGGCCTTTTCCCTGCGGGCGCGCCGATTGCCACATCGAACCAGTTCGGCATCCCGAATCAGACCGACGTGTTTGTCGTCGGCAACGACGGCGCGTTGAACGTCGCGTGGGTCGTCAGCGCCGGCAGTTGGAACGGCCCGACTCCGATCAGCGCGGCCGGCCTGTTCCCTCCAGGTGCGGCGATCGCCACGTCGAACCAGTTCGGCATCCCGAATCAGACCGACGTGTTTGTCGTCGGCAACGATGGCGCGTTGAACGTCGCGTGGGTCGTCAGCGCGGATCGCTGGAACGGACCGGTTCCGATCAGCCCCCCTGGGCTCTTCCCTCCCGGCGCGGCAATCGCCACGTCGAACCAGTTCGGCATTCCGAATCAGACCGACGTGTTTGCCGTCGGCCGCGACGGCGCCCTGCGCGTAGCGTGGGTGGTCAGCGCCGGCAATTGGAACGGACCCGCGTCGATCAGCTCGACCAACCTTTTCCCTCCCGGCGCGGCGGTCGCAGCGTCGAACCAGTTCGGCATTCCGAATCAGACCGACGTGTTTGTCGTCGACAGCGACGGCATCCTGCACGTTGCCTGGGTGGTCGGCGCCGGCAACTGGAACGGGCCGATTTCAATTGGATGA
- a CDS encoding acyl-CoA thioesterase, with product MSDYTPVFEMSMPIRWGDMDAFGHVNNTVYFRYMEEARVTWFGKLGIAGGNGEGQGPVVVNASMEFLRQLHYPGDVIARLSAAKPGRSSFDTAFELTRSDDPEHVYARGAARCVWVDYALGKSAPLPDLLRSTIESALQAKID from the coding sequence ATGAGCGATTACACCCCTGTTTTCGAAATGTCGATGCCGATCCGCTGGGGCGACATGGATGCGTTCGGCCACGTGAACAACACCGTCTACTTCCGCTACATGGAGGAAGCACGCGTCACGTGGTTCGGCAAGCTCGGCATCGCGGGCGGCAACGGCGAGGGGCAGGGGCCCGTCGTCGTCAACGCGTCGATGGAATTCCTGCGCCAGTTGCACTATCCGGGCGACGTGATCGCGCGTCTGTCGGCCGCGAAGCCGGGCCGCAGCAGCTTCGACACGGCGTTCGAGCTGACCCGCTCGGACGACCCCGAGCACGTGTACGCGCGCGGCGCCGCGCGCTGCGTGTGGGTCGACTACGCGCTCGGCAAGTCGGCGCCGCTGCCGGACCTGCTTCGGAGCACGATCGAAAGCGCGCTGCAAGCGAAGATCGATTAA
- a CDS encoding SDR family oxidoreductase yields the protein MGRSINLEGKVAFVTGASSGLGQRFAQVLSQAGAKVVLASRRVERLKELRAEIEAAGGAAHVVSLDVTDYQSIKAAVAHAETEAGTIDILVNNSGVSTMQKLVDVTPADFEYVFDTNTRGAFFVAQEVAKRMMMRAGNGNAKPACRIINIASVAGLRPFSQIGLYAMSKAAVVHMTRAMALEWGRHGINVNAICPGYIDTEINHYLWETEQGQKLQAMLPRRRVGKPQDLDGLLLLLAADESQFINGSVVSADDGLGLA from the coding sequence ATGGGCCGTTCGATCAATCTGGAGGGCAAGGTCGCGTTCGTCACGGGCGCGTCGAGCGGTCTCGGGCAGCGCTTCGCGCAGGTGCTGTCGCAGGCGGGCGCGAAGGTCGTGCTCGCGAGCCGGCGCGTCGAGCGCCTGAAGGAACTGCGCGCGGAAATCGAGGCGGCGGGCGGCGCCGCGCACGTGGTGTCGCTCGACGTCACCGATTATCAGAGCATCAAGGCGGCCGTCGCGCACGCGGAAACGGAAGCGGGCACGATCGACATCCTGGTCAACAATTCGGGCGTGTCGACGATGCAGAAGCTCGTCGACGTGACGCCCGCCGATTTCGAATACGTATTCGATACGAACACGCGCGGCGCGTTCTTCGTCGCGCAGGAAGTCGCGAAGCGGATGATGATGCGTGCGGGCAACGGCAACGCGAAGCCGGCCTGCCGGATCATCAACATCGCGTCGGTCGCCGGGCTGCGGCCGTTCTCGCAGATCGGCCTCTACGCGATGAGCAAGGCGGCCGTCGTCCACATGACGCGGGCGATGGCGCTCGAATGGGGCCGCCACGGCATCAATGTCAATGCGATCTGCCCCGGCTACATCGATACCGAGATCAATCACTATCTATGGGAAACCGAGCAGGGCCAGAAGCTGCAGGCGATGTTGCCGCGCCGGCGCGTCGGCAAGCCGCAGGATCTCGACGGGCTGCTGCTGCTCCTTGCCGCCGACGAGTCGCAGTTCATCAACGGCTCGGTCGTGTCGGCCGACGACGGCCTCGGCCTCGCGTGA
- a CDS encoding electron transfer flavoprotein-ubiquinone oxidoreductase has protein sequence MVRGASMTPASLIEQYGPRESMEYDVVIVGGGPAGLSAAIRLKQLAAEKGTEIGVCVLEKGSEIGAHILSGAVMDPRAITELFPDWKEKGAPLTVGVTEDRFLFLTEKSAFQVPNWALPDNFKNHGNYVISLGNVTRWLGQQAEALGVEIFPGFPAAEILYNDDGSVKGVATGNMGIGRDGEPTENFQLGMELHAKYTLFCEGARGHLGRQLMDKFKLAANSDPQTYGIGIKELWEIDPVKHKPGLVIHTAGWPLSSDTYGGSFLYHMDNNQVVVGFVVGLAYSNPYLSPFEEFQRYKTHPAIRPFLEGGKRVSYGARAIAAGGLLSLPKTVFPGGALVGDDAGFLNASRIKGSHAAIKTGMLAAEAAFDAVQAGRQADELTAYPDAFKTSWLHTELYRARNFKQWMSKGLYLGTLMVGVEQKLMNGNVPWTLHHQHGDHEMLKPASQCQPIDYPKPDGKLTFDRLSSVFISNTNHEENQPAHLTLKDASVPVNVNLRTYAGPEARFCPAAVYEFVKNDDGSDRLVINAQNCVHCKTCDIKDPTQNIVWITPEGGGGPNYPNM, from the coding sequence ATGGTTAGAGGAGCGTCCATGACCCCCGCAAGCCTCATCGAGCAATACGGCCCGCGCGAATCGATGGAATACGACGTCGTGATCGTCGGCGGCGGCCCTGCAGGCCTGTCGGCGGCCATCCGGCTCAAGCAGCTCGCCGCCGAGAAAGGCACGGAAATCGGCGTCTGCGTGCTCGAGAAGGGCTCGGAGATCGGCGCGCACATCCTGTCGGGCGCCGTGATGGACCCGCGCGCGATCACCGAACTGTTCCCCGACTGGAAGGAAAAGGGAGCGCCGCTCACCGTCGGCGTCACCGAAGACCGCTTCCTGTTCCTGACCGAGAAGAGCGCGTTCCAGGTGCCGAACTGGGCGCTGCCGGACAACTTCAAGAACCACGGCAACTACGTGATCAGCCTCGGCAACGTCACGCGCTGGCTCGGCCAGCAGGCGGAAGCCCTGGGCGTCGAGATCTTCCCCGGCTTCCCGGCCGCCGAAATCCTCTACAACGACGACGGCTCGGTCAAGGGCGTCGCGACGGGCAACATGGGCATCGGCCGCGACGGCGAGCCGACCGAGAACTTTCAGCTCGGCATGGAGTTGCACGCGAAGTACACGCTCTTCTGCGAAGGCGCGCGCGGCCACCTCGGCCGCCAGTTGATGGACAAGTTCAAGCTCGCCGCGAACAGCGATCCGCAGACGTACGGGATCGGCATCAAGGAGCTGTGGGAGATCGATCCCGTCAAGCACAAGCCGGGCCTCGTGATCCACACGGCCGGCTGGCCGCTGTCGTCGGACACGTACGGCGGCTCGTTCCTGTATCACATGGACAACAACCAGGTCGTCGTCGGCTTCGTCGTCGGCCTCGCGTACTCGAACCCGTACCTGTCGCCGTTCGAGGAGTTCCAGCGCTACAAGACGCATCCGGCGATCCGGCCGTTCCTCGAAGGCGGCAAGCGCGTGTCGTACGGCGCGCGCGCGATCGCGGCGGGCGGCCTGCTGTCGCTGCCGAAGACCGTGTTCCCGGGCGGCGCGCTCGTCGGCGACGACGCGGGCTTCCTGAATGCGTCGCGGATCAAGGGCAGCCATGCGGCGATCAAGACCGGCATGCTCGCCGCCGAAGCCGCGTTCGATGCGGTGCAGGCGGGCCGCCAGGCCGACGAGCTGACCGCGTACCCGGACGCGTTCAAGACGTCGTGGCTGCACACCGAGCTCTACCGCGCGCGCAACTTCAAGCAGTGGATGAGCAAGGGGCTGTATCTCGGCACGCTGATGGTCGGCGTCGAGCAGAAGCTGATGAACGGCAACGTGCCGTGGACGCTGCATCATCAGCACGGCGACCACGAGATGCTGAAGCCCGCGTCGCAGTGCCAGCCCATCGACTATCCGAAGCCGGACGGCAAGCTGACGTTCGACCGTCTGTCGTCGGTGTTCATCTCGAACACGAACCACGAGGAGAACCAGCCCGCGCACCTGACGCTGAAGGACGCGAGCGTGCCGGTGAACGTCAATCTGCGCACGTATGCGGGGCCGGAAGCGCGCTTCTGCCCGGCCGCCGTCTACGAGTTCGTGAAGAACGACGACGGCAGCGACCGCCTCGTGATCAACGCGCAGAACTGCGTGCACTGCAAGACCTGCGACATCAAGGACCCGACCCAGAACATCGTGTGGATCACGCCGGAAGGCGGCGGCGGGCCGAACTATCCGAACATGTGA
- the aroC gene encoding chorismate synthase: protein MSGNTLGTLFTVTTFGESHGPAIGCVIDGCPPGMALTEADVQLELDRRKPGTSRHVTQRQEPDQVEILSGVFEGVTTGAPIALLIRNTDQRSKDYGNIAETFRPGHADYTYWQKYGVRDYRGGGRSSARLTAPVVGAGAIAKKWLRERFGVEVRGYMSALGEIEIPFVDWSHVRENPFFAPNADIVPQLEGYMDALRKDGDSIGARIDVVASGVPVGWGEPLFDRLDADIAHAMMGINAVKGVEIGAGFASVAQRGSVHGDELTPDGFVGNHAGGVLGGISTGQDITVSIAIKPTSSIRTPRRSITTAGAPAVVETFGRHDPCVGIRATPIAESMLALVLIDHALRHRAQCGDVSTATPKIAARAPGAE, encoded by the coding sequence ATGTCCGGCAACACCCTCGGCACGCTTTTCACTGTCACGACCTTCGGCGAATCGCACGGCCCCGCGATCGGCTGCGTGATCGACGGCTGCCCGCCGGGCATGGCGCTCACGGAGGCGGACGTCCAGCTCGAGCTCGACCGCCGCAAGCCCGGCACGTCGCGCCACGTCACGCAGCGTCAGGAGCCCGACCAGGTCGAGATCCTGTCCGGCGTGTTCGAGGGCGTGACGACGGGCGCGCCGATCGCGCTCCTGATCCGCAACACCGATCAGCGCAGCAAGGACTACGGCAACATCGCCGAAACCTTCCGTCCGGGCCACGCCGACTACACGTACTGGCAGAAGTACGGCGTGCGCGACTATCGGGGCGGCGGCCGGTCGTCGGCGCGGCTGACGGCGCCCGTCGTGGGCGCCGGCGCGATCGCGAAGAAGTGGTTGCGCGAGCGCTTCGGCGTCGAGGTGCGCGGCTACATGAGCGCGCTCGGCGAAATCGAAATTCCGTTCGTCGACTGGTCGCACGTGCGCGAGAACCCGTTCTTCGCGCCGAACGCCGACATCGTGCCGCAGCTCGAGGGCTACATGGACGCGCTGCGCAAGGACGGCGATTCGATCGGCGCGCGGATCGACGTCGTCGCGTCGGGCGTGCCGGTCGGCTGGGGCGAGCCGCTCTTCGACCGTCTCGACGCGGACATCGCGCACGCGATGATGGGGATCAACGCGGTGAAGGGCGTCGAGATCGGCGCGGGCTTCGCCAGCGTCGCGCAGCGCGGTTCGGTGCACGGCGACGAGCTGACGCCGGACGGCTTCGTCGGCAACCACGCGGGCGGCGTGCTCGGCGGCATCTCGACGGGGCAGGACATCACGGTGTCGATCGCGATCAAGCCGACGTCGAGCATCCGCACCCCGCGCCGCTCGATCACGACGGCGGGCGCGCCCGCCGTCGTCGAAACGTTCGGCCGTCACGACCCATGCGTCGGGATTCGCGCGACGCCGATCGCCGAATCGATGCTCGCGCTCGTCCTGATCGATCACGCGTTGCGGCATCGCGCGCAGTGCGGCGACGTGTCGACCGCGACGCCGAAGATCGCCGCGCGCGCGCCGGGAGCGGAATGA
- a CDS encoding MFS transporter, with protein MSDPSITSTSRREKRHAHPSQFDLLRERRFAPFFATQFMGALNDNVFKIGFTSLVTYQTAKFSGVDPKTAAFLISAIFILPFVLFSATAGQIADKYDKARLTRFVKSFEIALMAVGAAGFVTHGAPLLYLCTFMMGMHSTLFGPVKYSYLPQHLNDHELVGGNGLVEMGTFVAILIGTIVGGAAAGISGRGELLLAVCCVGIALVGRVAAAGVPATPAPQPNLAINWNPFSETRRNLKLARENRTVFLSLLGISWLWFVGATFLTSFFGFAKDVLSANPDVVTVLLATFSFGIGLGSLLCERLSRRRVEIGLVPLGSLGISAFAIELYFASHALPAQTHLLTVGEFLGHAAHWRILADLFLLAMFGGFYSVPLYALIQSRSAPTHRARIIAANNILNALFMIVSALMAMLLTKTGVSIPGIFLVTALLNAVVATYIYSLVPEFLLRFIAWALVHTLYRVRLVHAERIPDEGAALLVCNHVSYVDALVLAAASPRPIRFVMDHRIFNTRFASWAFRHAKAIPIAPRHEDPEMLARAYDACEAALREGELVCIFPEGKLTKTGDVNTFHHGVTEILTRASVPVVPMALRGLWGSVFSRHEDARWPRPVKRGVMSRLTLAVGEPIPAVAATPEALQAVVTELRGARK; from the coding sequence ATGAGCGACCCATCCATTACGTCGACCTCGCGGCGCGAGAAGCGCCACGCCCATCCGTCGCAGTTCGATCTGCTGCGCGAGCGCCGCTTCGCGCCGTTCTTCGCGACGCAGTTCATGGGCGCGCTGAACGACAACGTCTTCAAGATCGGCTTCACGTCGCTCGTCACCTACCAGACGGCGAAATTCAGCGGCGTCGATCCGAAGACGGCGGCGTTCCTGATCTCGGCGATCTTCATCCTGCCGTTCGTGCTGTTCTCGGCGACGGCCGGACAGATCGCCGACAAGTACGACAAGGCGCGCCTCACGCGCTTCGTGAAGAGCTTCGAGATCGCGCTGATGGCGGTCGGCGCGGCGGGCTTCGTCACGCACGGCGCGCCGCTGCTCTATCTGTGCACGTTCATGATGGGCATGCACTCGACCCTCTTCGGGCCCGTCAAGTATTCGTACCTGCCGCAGCATCTGAACGACCATGAGCTCGTCGGCGGCAACGGGCTCGTCGAGATGGGCACGTTCGTCGCGATCCTGATCGGCACGATCGTCGGCGGCGCGGCGGCGGGCATCTCGGGGCGCGGCGAGCTGCTGCTCGCCGTCTGCTGCGTCGGCATCGCGCTCGTCGGGCGCGTCGCCGCGGCGGGCGTGCCGGCGACGCCCGCGCCGCAGCCGAATCTCGCGATCAACTGGAATCCGTTTTCCGAGACGCGGCGCAACCTGAAGCTCGCGCGCGAGAACCGGACGGTGTTCCTGAGCCTCCTCGGCATTTCGTGGCTGTGGTTCGTCGGCGCGACGTTCCTCACGTCGTTCTTCGGTTTCGCGAAGGACGTGCTGTCGGCGAATCCGGACGTCGTTACCGTGCTGCTCGCGACGTTCTCGTTCGGCATCGGCCTCGGGTCGCTGCTGTGCGAGCGGCTGTCGCGGCGGCGCGTCGAGATCGGGCTCGTGCCGCTCGGCTCGCTCGGCATCAGCGCATTCGCGATCGAGCTGTACTTCGCGAGCCACGCGCTGCCCGCGCAGACGCATCTGCTGACGGTCGGCGAATTCCTCGGCCATGCGGCGCACTGGCGGATCCTTGCCGACCTGTTCCTGCTCGCCATGTTCGGCGGCTTCTACAGCGTACCGCTCTACGCCCTGATCCAGAGCCGCAGCGCGCCCACGCACCGCGCGCGGATCATCGCCGCGAACAACATCCTGAACGCGCTCTTCATGATCGTGTCAGCGCTGATGGCGATGCTGCTCACGAAGACGGGCGTCAGCATTCCGGGGATCTTCCTCGTGACGGCGCTGCTGAACGCCGTCGTCGCGACGTACATCTACTCGCTCGTGCCCGAGTTCCTGCTGCGCTTCATCGCATGGGCGCTCGTGCACACGCTCTACCGGGTCCGCCTCGTGCACGCGGAGCGGATTCCGGACGAGGGCGCGGCGCTCCTCGTCTGCAACCACGTGAGCTATGTCGATGCGCTCGTGCTCGCGGCGGCGAGCCCGCGGCCGATCCGCTTCGTGATGGATCATCGGATCTTCAACACGCGCTTCGCGAGCTGGGCGTTCCGCCACGCGAAGGCGATCCCGATCGCGCCGCGCCACGAAGATCCCGAGATGCTCGCGCGCGCGTACGACGCGTGCGAGGCCGCGCTGCGCGAAGGCGAGCTCGTCTGCATCTTCCCGGAAGGCAAGCTGACGAAGACGGGCGACGTCAACACGTTCCATCACGGCGTCACCGAGATCCTCACGCGCGCAAGCGTGCCCGTCGTGCCGATGGCGCTGCGCGGACTGTGGGGCAGCGTGTTCTCGCGGCACGAGGATGCGCGCTGGCCGCGCCCCGTGAAGCGCGGCGTGATGAGCCGCCTGACGCTCGCGGTCGGCGAGCCGATCCCGGCCGTGGCGGCGACGCCGGAGGCACTGCAGGCCGTCGTCACCGAGCTGCGCGGCGCGCGCAAGTAG
- a CDS encoding CBS domain-containing protein translates to MRVSDILKVKGNTLFTVTPDTPLRSAVDTMAEHDIGSLVVMEYGDLVGILTFREIILRLKANGGSIGDVLVRTVMDEPLTCTPETDIDEVRRMMLERHARYMPVLDKKVLMGVISFYDVAKTVVEAQSFENRMLKAYIRDWPEPDSEERKPLAS, encoded by the coding sequence ATGCGCGTCAGCGATATTCTGAAAGTCAAAGGCAATACGCTGTTCACCGTGACGCCCGATACGCCGCTGCGCAGTGCGGTCGACACGATGGCGGAACACGACATCGGCTCGCTCGTCGTGATGGAGTACGGCGATCTCGTCGGGATCCTGACGTTCCGCGAGATCATCCTGCGCCTGAAGGCGAACGGCGGCAGCATCGGCGATGTGCTCGTGCGCACCGTGATGGACGAGCCGCTCACGTGCACGCCGGAGACCGACATCGACGAAGTGCGCCGGATGATGCTCGAGCGGCACGCGCGCTACATGCCGGTGCTCGACAAGAAGGTGCTGATGGGCGTCATTTCGTTCTACGACGTCGCGAAGACGGTCGTCGAGGCGCAAAGCTTCGAGAACCGGATGCTGAAGGCGTACATCCGAGACTGGCCGGAACCCGACAGCGAAGAACGCAAGCCGCTCGCAAGCTGA